The Synechocystis sp. PCC 7509 genome includes a window with the following:
- the typA gene encoding translational GTPase TypA, which produces MTIPIRNVAIIAHVDHGKTTLVDALLRQSGIFREGEEVIDCVMDSNALERERGITILSKNTAVRYKDTLVNIIDTPGHADFGGEVERVLGMVDGCILIVDANEGPMPQTRFVLKKALEKGLRPIVVVNKIDRPQADPHGSVDKVLDLFLELGADDDQCEFPYLFASGLAGYAKDDLEHESADMQPLFNAILRHVPPPVGDVNKPLQLQVTTLDYSDYLGRIIIGKIHNGVIRSGQQAALIVESGAIVKGKISKLMGFEGLKRIDLEEATAGNIVAVAGFAEANIGETITCPNDPQALPLIKVDEPTLQMTFSVNDSPFAGQEGKLVTSRQVRDRLFRELETNVALRVEETDSPDKFSVCGRGELHLGILIETMRREGYEFQVSQPQVIYREVNGQPCEPYECLVLDVPEEGVGSCIERLGQRKGEMQDMQVGGNGRTQLEFVIPARGLVGFRGEFMRLTRGDGIMNHSFLDYRPLSGDIEARRNGVLISFEEGVSTFYAMKNAEDRGIFFIHPTTKVYKGMIVGEHNRPQDLELNICKTKQLTNHRAAGGDELVQLQTPVDMSLERALEYIGPEELVEVTPKSIRLRKVSKKLVKR; this is translated from the coding sequence ATGACGATTCCCATTCGCAACGTTGCTATTATCGCTCACGTCGATCACGGCAAAACGACGCTCGTTGATGCTCTATTGAGACAATCTGGCATATTCCGAGAAGGGGAAGAAGTCATTGATTGCGTGATGGACTCCAATGCTCTAGAAAGAGAGCGGGGCATTACAATTTTGTCTAAAAATACCGCCGTTCGCTACAAAGACACGTTAGTTAATATTATCGATACTCCCGGACACGCTGATTTTGGCGGAGAAGTTGAGCGCGTACTAGGGATGGTAGATGGTTGCATCTTGATTGTAGATGCCAACGAAGGTCCTATGCCTCAAACTCGCTTTGTACTGAAAAAAGCTTTAGAAAAAGGACTACGCCCGATTGTAGTAGTCAATAAAATAGACCGACCTCAAGCTGACCCTCACGGTTCTGTTGATAAAGTATTAGATTTATTCTTAGAACTAGGCGCAGATGATGACCAGTGTGAGTTTCCTTACTTATTTGCGTCGGGACTTGCTGGCTACGCTAAAGACGATTTAGAGCATGAATCGGCGGATATGCAGCCGCTATTTAATGCGATTTTGCGCCACGTACCGCCACCGGTGGGCGATGTAAACAAGCCCTTGCAGTTGCAAGTAACAACTCTAGATTATTCCGACTATCTAGGACGCATCATTATCGGCAAAATCCACAATGGCGTAATTCGTTCTGGACAGCAAGCAGCTTTAATTGTTGAATCTGGGGCAATTGTTAAAGGTAAAATCAGCAAATTGATGGGCTTTGAAGGATTAAAGCGCATCGATTTAGAAGAAGCCACCGCCGGAAATATCGTTGCTGTAGCTGGTTTTGCCGAGGCAAATATTGGTGAAACCATTACTTGTCCCAACGATCCGCAAGCTTTGCCATTAATTAAAGTAGACGAACCAACATTGCAGATGACTTTCTCTGTAAATGATTCGCCTTTTGCGGGACAAGAAGGTAAATTAGTTACATCAAGACAAGTACGCGATCGCTTGTTTAGAGAATTAGAAACAAACGTTGCTTTGCGTGTCGAAGAAACCGATTCCCCAGACAAATTTTCAGTTTGCGGTAGAGGTGAATTACACTTAGGAATTTTAATTGAAACTATGCGCCGCGAAGGTTACGAGTTTCAAGTATCCCAGCCACAAGTTATTTACCGCGAAGTCAACGGACAACCTTGCGAACCTTACGAATGTTTGGTATTAGACGTACCAGAGGAAGGCGTAGGTAGCTGCATCGAACGTCTAGGACAGCGTAAAGGTGAAATGCAAGATATGCAGGTGGGTGGTAACGGACGCACGCAACTAGAATTTGTCATTCCCGCACGTGGATTAGTTGGTTTTAGGGGCGAATTTATGCGCCTAACTCGCGGTGATGGCATTATGAATCACAGCTTCTTAGATTATCGTCCTTTATCTGGCGATATTGAAGCCAGGCGTAATGGCGTGTTGATTTCCTTTGAAGAAGGGGTTTCTACTTTCTATGCGATGAAAAACGCTGAAGATCGAGGTATATTTTTCATTCACCCGACTACAAAAGTCTACAAAGGGATGATTGTCGGCGAACACAATCGCCCCCAAGACTTAGAACTAAATATCTGCAAAACCAAACAGCTAACAAACCATCGCGCGGCGGGTGGTGATGAATTGGTACAGTTGCAAACACCTGTGGATATGAGCCTAGAGAGAGCTTTAGAGTATATTGGCCCAGAGGAATTAGTGGAAGTAACTCCTAAATCTATTCGTCTGCGTAAAGTAAGTAAAAAGCTAGTTAAACGATAA
- a CDS encoding DUF58 domain-containing protein: MSIANRFNNWLETYAVKPDYSGWVLAGVAICFFGAAINTMAGWLYVISGLSFAILGIAIVLPKRALSGISIRRQSIQPVSVGDELTIELEINNQTSQPKTLLQIQDILPFVLGNPVKTAIEVIAPKTSYHWVYGLRASRRGVYLWQNVVLRTAAPLGLFWCRRDRHSTAKAIVYPHVFTLTHCPLIDEIGLEDKLQADSQKRSQSSNSGITRSLRPYRMGDAIRLIHWRTSARYGELRVRELEVITSGQEIVICLDSGGSWQSDNFEQAVTAAASLYFYAVLKQLNVKLWTASTGLIRGDRTVLEALAATNATEDTINSNLPPYPLIWLSENSQTLNSLPPGSRWVLWLNSSQTSNLESRQLPGLTIQAEQSLQLQLQKPLI, translated from the coding sequence ATGAGTATTGCCAACCGTTTTAACAATTGGCTAGAAACTTACGCCGTTAAACCGGATTATAGTGGCTGGGTATTAGCTGGGGTAGCAATATGTTTTTTTGGTGCAGCGATAAATACTATGGCTGGGTGGCTGTACGTAATTAGTGGCTTAAGTTTTGCGATTTTAGGCATAGCCATTGTCTTACCAAAACGCGCTCTAAGCGGAATTTCTATTCGTCGCCAATCTATTCAACCCGTAAGCGTTGGGGATGAATTAACTATTGAATTAGAAATAAATAACCAAACATCTCAACCAAAGACTTTATTGCAAATCCAAGATATTTTACCTTTTGTTTTGGGAAACCCTGTAAAAACAGCGATAGAGGTAATCGCCCCGAAAACTTCCTACCATTGGGTTTATGGGCTACGTGCGTCGCGCCGGGGGGTGTATCTGTGGCAAAATGTGGTACTGCGGACGGCGGCGCCTTTGGGTTTATTTTGGTGTCGGCGCGATCGCCATTCGACCGCCAAAGCGATCGTTTATCCTCATGTATTTACCCTCACTCACTGCCCTTTAATCGATGAAATTGGACTTGAAGACAAGCTGCAAGCAGACAGTCAAAAGCGCTCCCAGTCCTCCAATTCTGGCATTACCCGCAGTTTGCGCCCTTACCGCATGGGGGACGCTATTCGTCTAATTCACTGGCGTACTAGCGCCCGTTATGGCGAACTAAGAGTACGAGAACTAGAAGTAATTACAAGCGGACAAGAAATAGTGATTTGTTTAGATAGTGGGGGATCTTGGCAAAGTGATAATTTTGAACAAGCTGTGACGGCGGCGGCTTCTTTGTATTTTTATGCAGTGTTAAAACAGTTGAATGTAAAATTGTGGACGGCGAGTACAGGATTGATTAGAGGCGATCGCACAGTTTTAGAAGCTTTAGCTGCAACAAACGCCACCGAAGACACTATTAATAGCAATTTGCCGCCTTATCCCTTAATTTGGCTAAGTGAAAATTCCCAAACTCTAAATAGTCTTCCTCCTGGTAGTCGCTGGGTACTATGGCTTAATAGTTCTCAAACTTCCAACTTAGAAAGTCGCCAGTTACCAGGGTTAACAATTCAAGCAGAACAATCGCTGCAACTACAATTACAAAAACCCTTAATTTGA
- a CDS encoding ferredoxin thioredoxin reductase catalytic beta subunit, producing the protein MDSKENSKLSTDKNLEAMWQFSQTYAKRTGTYFCSESSVTAVVIEGLAKHKDDLGAPLCPCRHYEDKEAEVHATFWNCPCVPMRERKECHCMLFLTPDNDFAGEKQDISLEEIKIVRETMG; encoded by the coding sequence ATGGATTCAAAAGAAAATTCCAAACTATCCACCGATAAAAATCTCGAAGCCATGTGGCAATTTTCCCAAACTTACGCCAAACGCACGGGAACTTATTTTTGCTCCGAATCTTCAGTAACGGCGGTAGTTATCGAAGGACTTGCCAAACACAAAGACGATTTGGGCGCACCTCTATGTCCTTGTCGCCATTATGAAGACAAAGAAGCCGAAGTCCATGCTACCTTTTGGAATTGCCCTTGCGTACCGATGCGGGAGCGTAAAGAGTGCCATTGTATGCTGTTTCTTACCCCAGATAATGATTTTGCTGGCGAAAAGCAAGATATATCTCTAGAGGAAATTAAAATTGTAAGAGAAACTATGGGTTAA
- a CDS encoding Gfo/Idh/MocA family protein, producing MRSPINVAVVGTGFGQKVHIPGLQAHPSIQVVAVYNQDGAKAESIAQTHNIPHFCTSIEEVVGLKEVQAVSISTPPFLHYEMAKSVLQAGKHLLLEKPTTLSALEARELYNIGLKQNVVATMDFEFRFVPAWQYLAELLATGYVGQQRLIKIDWLVPSRADATKPWNWYARRDLGGGALGALGSHSFDYISWLFGDVERLCAHLSTAVSLRPDRTGKMQPVDADDSCMLMLELANGVPCQITISACTYQGRGHWVEVYGDRGTLVLGSNNQKDYVHGFHVWASLAGEPLTELEIPQRLAFEQTYTDGRIAPFIRVVDNWVQAIDRGISFPPSLKEGVYSQLLMDIAHQSHQTRRWLDVPKLTNFLNP from the coding sequence ATGCGATCGCCAATTAATGTAGCTGTAGTCGGTACGGGATTCGGTCAAAAAGTTCATATTCCTGGCTTGCAAGCACATCCATCTATTCAAGTTGTCGCCGTTTATAACCAAGATGGCGCTAAGGCTGAAAGTATTGCCCAAACTCATAATATTCCTCACTTTTGCACCAGCATTGAGGAAGTTGTTGGTTTAAAAGAAGTCCAAGCTGTGAGTATTTCTACGCCGCCATTTTTGCATTACGAAATGGCAAAAAGTGTATTGCAAGCAGGAAAGCATTTATTACTAGAAAAACCGACAACATTATCGGCTTTGGAAGCACGAGAATTATATAACATCGGCTTAAAACAGAACGTTGTGGCAACAATGGATTTTGAATTTCGGTTTGTCCCCGCGTGGCAGTATTTAGCGGAACTCCTCGCCACAGGCTACGTAGGGCAACAACGCCTAATAAAGATAGATTGGTTAGTTCCTAGCCGCGCCGACGCTACAAAGCCCTGGAACTGGTACGCCCGGAGAGATTTAGGCGGGGGTGCGTTGGGTGCTTTGGGTTCTCATAGTTTTGATTATATTAGCTGGCTATTTGGCGATGTAGAAAGATTGTGCGCTCATTTAAGTACCGCCGTAAGTTTGCGCCCTGATCGCACTGGTAAAATGCAACCTGTGGATGCTGACGATAGCTGTATGCTCATGCTAGAACTTGCTAACGGTGTTCCTTGCCAGATTACTATTAGCGCCTGTACTTACCAAGGACGGGGGCATTGGGTGGAAGTTTATGGCGATCGCGGTACGTTAGTATTAGGCAGCAATAATCAAAAAGATTACGTGCATGGGTTTCATGTCTGGGCAAGCTTGGCTGGAGAACCTTTAACGGAACTAGAAATTCCCCAGCGTCTAGCGTTTGAACAAACCTATACTGATGGACGCATTGCCCCTTTTATTCGCGTTGTAGACAATTGGGTACAAGCAATCGATCGCGGTATTTCCTTCCCACCCTCCTTAAAAGAAGGAGTCTACAGTCAGTTATTGATGGATATTGCCCATCAATCCCACCAAACTCGCCGTTGGTTAGACGTACCAAAATTAACTAATTTTCTTAACCCATAG
- a CDS encoding response regulator transcription factor, whose protein sequence is MGLVTIEIIEGNPHLRSLLSWHLQQLGYRMYQSANLTQGREIFLTQQPTLVVIDSDLPDGDGVEFCRWLQLQQQPLILMLSARNTEADIVTGLQAGADDYLTKPFGMQEFMARVEALLRRKRTPVAPVYLDYGTLQIDLIQRRIRFQGEFVDLTPQEFSLLYVLAQANGEALSRSELLRRAWPDAIDNPRTIDTHVLSLRKKIEIDARSPSIVQTVRNVGYRFNLEAIESKSSAAYEVTYQPTTTQFKNFQPTVVRNQR, encoded by the coding sequence GTGGGTTTGGTTACAATAGAAATTATTGAAGGTAATCCGCATCTGCGAAGTCTATTGAGTTGGCACTTACAACAACTAGGCTACCGAATGTATCAATCCGCTAATCTAACTCAAGGTAGGGAAATATTTTTAACCCAGCAACCGACTTTAGTAGTAATAGATTCCGATTTACCGGATGGTGACGGGGTAGAGTTTTGTCGGTGGTTGCAGTTGCAACAACAACCATTAATTTTGATGCTATCAGCGCGAAATACGGAAGCAGATATAGTTACAGGTTTGCAAGCGGGGGCTGATGACTATTTAACTAAACCTTTTGGAATGCAAGAGTTTATGGCAAGAGTCGAAGCCCTGTTGCGACGCAAACGAACTCCTGTAGCTCCGGTTTATTTAGATTACGGTACTTTGCAAATCGATCTAATCCAGCGCCGCATCCGCTTTCAAGGCGAATTTGTAGATTTAACTCCCCAAGAATTTAGCTTATTGTATGTACTAGCTCAAGCTAATGGAGAAGCTTTGAGTCGTTCTGAATTGCTCCGCCGCGCTTGGCCCGATGCTATCGACAACCCCCGGACTATTGATACTCACGTTTTGTCGTTACGCAAAAAAATTGAAATAGATGCTAGATCGCCGAGTATAGTGCAAACGGTGCGTAATGTCGGTTATAGGTTCAATCTAGAAGCAATCGAGTCTAAAAGTTCGGCTGCTTATGAAGTGACCTATCAGCCAACCACTACTCAATTTAAAAATTTTCAACCTACCGTCGTCAGAAATCAGCGCTAG
- a CDS encoding DUF6761 family protein, whose protein sequence is MLQDTQTIRFYQRLTDALVELWQRGYRSDDLRLFLDGYLAALRQTQIIEPYLIHRLEEEATRFLYDPFNFETPLPQTEAESDYY, encoded by the coding sequence ATGTTACAAGACACTCAAACTATCCGTTTTTATCAAAGATTAACCGATGCTTTAGTTGAATTATGGCAAAGGGGTTATCGCTCGGACGATTTGCGTTTATTTCTAGATGGTTACTTAGCAGCTTTGCGCCAAACCCAAATAATTGAGCCTTATTTAATTCACCGTTTAGAAGAAGAAGCAACGCGATTTCTTTACGATCCTTTTAACTTTGAAACGCCGCTCCCCCAAACAGAAGCTGAATCTGATTACTATTAA
- the grxD gene encoding Grx4 family monothiol glutaredoxin translates to MTPELQTKIDNLVKQNKIVVFMKGSKLMPQCGFSNNVVQILSTLGVPFETVDILADNEIRQGIKEYSNWPTIPQVYVNGEFLGGSDILIEMYQKGDLQQMVEVALAS, encoded by the coding sequence ATGACTCCAGAATTACAAACAAAAATTGATAATTTGGTTAAGCAAAACAAAATTGTCGTCTTCATGAAAGGCTCCAAATTGATGCCTCAATGTGGGTTTTCTAATAATGTTGTGCAAATATTAAGTACCCTCGGAGTACCGTTTGAAACAGTTGATATTTTGGCGGACAATGAAATACGGCAGGGAATCAAAGAGTATTCCAACTGGCCCACAATTCCCCAGGTTTATGTTAATGGTGAATTTCTCGGCGGCTCGGATATCTTAATTGAAATGTACCAAAAAGGTGACTTACAGCAGATGGTGGAAGTTGCTTTAGCTTCTTAA
- a CDS encoding BolA family protein: MISPQQVEEMIKVRLPDAQVEVQDLKGSGDHYQVTVISSQFVGKGLVQQHQLIYQALDQAMSSEAIHALAIKTSIPQA, translated from the coding sequence ATGATTAGCCCGCAGCAAGTTGAGGAAATGATTAAGGTGCGTCTTCCCGATGCTCAAGTAGAAGTACAAGACTTGAAAGGTAGTGGCGATCACTATCAAGTTACAGTGATTTCATCTCAATTTGTCGGTAAAGGATTGGTGCAACAGCACCAGTTAATTTATCAGGCGTTGGATCAAGCTATGTCTTCCGAAGCTATCCATGCTTTGGCAATAAAAACTTCTATTCCTCAAGCTTGA
- a CDS encoding lysophospholipid acyltransferase family protein, with product MMTQMEPQSLNTPKTSTEEVALSTPINSRVSPWLAPLAYFLGCRIVLPLHFGKIAISGQENLPITGPVILAPTHRSRWDAVVVPAVTGRPVTGRDLTFMVSANEASGLQGWFVRRLGGFPVNTDRPSISTLRHGVEVLLQQEMLVIFPEGNIFRDGAVHPLKPGLARLAVSAETTHSGLGVQVVPIGLKYSQSYPQWGTDVSICIGSPLKVADYNLGSVKQSAKQLTIDLENALKTLI from the coding sequence ATGATGACGCAAATGGAACCCCAATCTCTAAACACTCCAAAAACTAGCACTGAAGAAGTTGCTCTTTCTACGCCCATTAATTCCAGGGTTTCCCCTTGGTTAGCACCGTTGGCGTACTTTTTAGGGTGTCGGATTGTTTTACCGTTGCATTTTGGCAAAATTGCGATTTCTGGACAAGAAAATTTGCCAATTACAGGACCTGTTATCCTTGCGCCAACTCATCGTTCTCGCTGGGATGCGGTGGTTGTCCCGGCGGTAACTGGTCGCCCTGTAACAGGGCGAGATTTAACTTTTATGGTGTCCGCCAACGAAGCATCAGGACTTCAAGGTTGGTTTGTGCGCCGCTTGGGTGGTTTCCCGGTCAATACCGACCGTCCGTCCATTAGCACTTTGCGTCATGGCGTTGAGGTACTGTTGCAACAAGAAATGCTAGTGATTTTTCCTGAAGGTAATATTTTTCGCGATGGTGCGGTTCATCCCCTCAAACCCGGACTTGCTCGTTTAGCTGTAAGCGCCGAAACAACCCATTCTGGTCTTGGGGTGCAAGTTGTCCCCATTGGTCTTAAATATAGCCAAAGTTATCCTCAGTGGGGTACTGATGTCTCTATTTGCATTGGCTCTCCCTTAAAAGTGGCAGACTATAACTTAGGTTCGGTGAAGCAAAGTGCGAAACAATTAACCATTGATTTAGAAAATGCTCTCAAAACTTTAATTTAA
- the tadA gene encoding tRNA adenosine(34) deaminase TadA — MSQIAPPYEQHKYWMQRAVSLAELAGDAGEVPVGAIVVDKTGNAIAEAQNYRERHNDPTAHAEVIALRLAGQYVHSWHLNDCTLYVTLEPCPMCAGAIIQARIKLLVYGADDPKTGAIRTVINIPDSPCSYHRLAVLGGILESNCRQQLQAWFAQKRMSK; from the coding sequence ATGAGTCAAATTGCCCCACCTTACGAACAGCATAAATATTGGATGCAACGGGCGGTTTCTCTTGCCGAGCTTGCAGGCGATGCCGGAGAAGTACCTGTAGGGGCGATTGTGGTGGATAAAACGGGCAATGCGATCGCCGAGGCGCAAAACTATCGAGAGCGGCACAATGACCCCACAGCCCACGCAGAAGTTATCGCTTTACGATTGGCTGGTCAATACGTGCATTCTTGGCATCTCAACGACTGCACGCTTTACGTCACCTTAGAGCCTTGCCCAATGTGTGCGGGGGCGATTATCCAAGCACGAATAAAGTTGCTAGTTTATGGTGCAGACGACCCCAAAACTGGCGCTATTCGCACTGTAATCAATATTCCCGATAGCCCTTGCTCTTACCATCGCCTAGCGGTACTAGGTGGTATTTTAGAATCTAACTGTCGCCAGCAACTGCAAGCATGGTTTGCTCAAAAAAGAATGTCTAAGTAA
- the grxC gene encoding glutaredoxin 3, whose product MLDFLNRHPERIKANVEIYTWQTCPYCIRAKLLLWWKGVNFTEYKIDGDEAARTKMAERSNGKRSVPQIFINNQHTGGCDDLYQLNSQDQLDNLLAQSA is encoded by the coding sequence ATGTTAGATTTTCTTAACCGCCATCCCGAACGCATCAAAGCCAATGTAGAAATCTACACCTGGCAAACTTGCCCTTACTGCATCCGCGCCAAATTGCTGTTGTGGTGGAAAGGTGTAAATTTTACGGAGTACAAAATTGATGGCGATGAAGCAGCTAGAACCAAAATGGCAGAACGCTCTAACGGTAAACGCAGCGTCCCGCAGATATTTATTAATAACCAACATACAGGCGGCTGTGACGATTTGTATCAGCTTAATTCCCAAGATCAGTTAGATAATTTACTGGCTCAAAGCGCATGA
- the glpX gene encoding class II fructose-bisphosphatase, with product MENTLGLEIIEVVEQAAIASARWMGKGEKDIADQVAVEAMRERMNKIYMRGRIVIGEGERDNAPMLYIGEEVGICTREDAKAFCNPDELIEIDIAVDPCEGTNLVAYGQNGSMAVLAIAEKGGLFAAPDFYMRKLAAPPAAKGHVDINKSATDNLKILSECLNRAVEELVVVVMDRPRHEGLIKEIRDAGARVRLISDGDVSAAICCAFAGTNIHALMGIGAAPEGVISAAAMRCLGGHFQGQLIYDPEVVKTGLIGESREGNLNRLKEMGIHDADKVYNADELASGNTILFAACGITPGTLMEGVRFFGGGARTQSLVISNQSQTARFVDTIHLFDNVKSLQLR from the coding sequence GTGGAAAATACATTAGGGCTAGAGATCATCGAAGTAGTAGAGCAAGCAGCGATTGCTAGCGCTCGATGGATGGGTAAAGGTGAGAAAGATATTGCCGACCAAGTGGCTGTAGAAGCCATGCGCGAACGGATGAACAAAATCTATATGCGGGGTCGCATTGTAATTGGCGAAGGCGAACGCGATAATGCTCCCATGCTGTACATCGGCGAAGAAGTAGGTATTTGTACCCGCGAAGATGCTAAAGCATTCTGCAACCCAGATGAACTAATTGAAATTGACATTGCTGTTGACCCCTGCGAAGGAACTAACTTAGTTGCCTATGGTCAAAATGGTTCCATGGCAGTTTTGGCTATTGCCGAAAAAGGTGGCTTATTTGCCGCGCCAGATTTTTATATGCGAAAGTTGGCAGCACCTCCAGCAGCTAAAGGTCATGTAGATATCAATAAATCCGCCACTGATAACCTCAAAATTCTTTCTGAGTGTTTGAATCGTGCGGTAGAGGAATTAGTCGTAGTTGTGATGGATCGTCCCCGTCATGAAGGTTTAATTAAAGAAATCCGTGATGCAGGCGCTAGAGTTAGGCTAATTAGCGATGGCGACGTTTCTGCCGCTATCTGCTGCGCCTTTGCTGGGACTAATATTCATGCCCTTATGGGTATTGGTGCTGCTCCCGAAGGTGTAATTTCTGCCGCCGCAATGCGTTGTTTGGGCGGACACTTCCAGGGTCAATTGATCTACGATCCAGAAGTAGTTAAAACAGGTTTGATTGGTGAAAGTCGCGAAGGCAACTTAAATCGATTAAAGGAAATGGGTATTCATGACGCAGATAAGGTGTATAACGCTGACGAACTAGCTTCGGGCAATACCATATTGTTCGCTGCTTGCGGGATTACTCCTGGGACTTTGATGGAAGGTGTCCGCTTCTTTGGTGGCGGTGCTAGAACTCAAAGCTTGGTCATTTCTAACCAATCCCAAACAGCACGTTTTGTCGATACGATTCATCTATTCGATAACGTCAAATCGCTGCAACTACGGTAA